One Cupriavidus taiwanensis LMG 19424 DNA segment encodes these proteins:
- a CDS encoding DUF3300 domain-containing protein, with the protein MHRFQQLFAWCLALMLMAPLQPARAQTTLSQAQLDQLTAPVALYPDALLSQVLMAATYPADVAAAVQWSKANPSLSGDAATKAVAGQNWDPSVQSLAAFPSVLDMMGRQPQWVQSIGDAFLAQPNDVMDSVQRLRLQAQKAGTLKTTEQQKVVTQSSGGTTVVQIEPANPQVVYVPAYNPTTVYGTWPYPAYPPAYYPPPPGSAFATALVSGIGFGLGVAAVDAMWGGFDWHDHDVNINVNRYNNINVNQRLDVNRANVNWQHNPARRGDVPYNNAAVRGRYDQQRQAGLANRQASARPGERAGGTAQRQPSERDLARDRAAQSFEGRTGQAIPGHAGAAAARNEGTRPGAGSAGTRNPRPAGADHQRADQAAARERARNANRDSALRDAGNGERVRQQTQRAAVSQHHAPERAAGFNQGGMRHAGGELGGGGGRHGGEHFGHGRR; encoded by the coding sequence ATGCATCGTTTTCAACAGCTCTTCGCATGGTGCCTGGCACTGATGCTGATGGCGCCCCTGCAGCCGGCGCGGGCGCAAACCACGCTAAGCCAGGCGCAACTGGACCAGCTGACCGCGCCGGTGGCGCTGTATCCGGATGCGCTGCTGTCCCAGGTGTTGATGGCGGCGACGTATCCCGCCGACGTGGCCGCGGCCGTGCAATGGTCCAAGGCCAATCCCAGCCTGTCCGGCGACGCCGCGACCAAGGCGGTGGCTGGCCAGAACTGGGATCCAAGCGTGCAGTCGCTGGCCGCCTTCCCGTCGGTGCTCGACATGATGGGACGCCAGCCGCAGTGGGTGCAGTCGATTGGCGATGCGTTCCTGGCGCAGCCCAACGATGTCATGGATTCGGTGCAGCGGCTGCGCTTGCAGGCGCAGAAAGCCGGCACGCTCAAGACCACCGAACAGCAGAAGGTGGTGACCCAGAGTTCCGGGGGCACCACCGTCGTGCAGATCGAGCCGGCCAATCCGCAAGTCGTCTACGTGCCGGCCTATAACCCGACCACCGTCTACGGCACCTGGCCCTATCCGGCCTATCCGCCGGCGTATTACCCGCCGCCGCCAGGCTCGGCGTTCGCCACGGCGCTGGTGTCCGGCATCGGTTTCGGGCTGGGTGTGGCCGCGGTCGACGCCATGTGGGGCGGATTCGACTGGCACGATCACGATGTCAACATCAACGTGAACCGCTACAACAACATCAACGTCAACCAGCGCCTCGACGTGAACCGCGCCAACGTGAACTGGCAGCACAACCCGGCCCGGCGGGGCGATGTGCCCTACAACAATGCGGCGGTGCGCGGCCGCTATGATCAGCAACGCCAGGCCGGTCTTGCCAATCGCCAGGCGAGCGCTCGGCCCGGCGAGCGCGCCGGTGGCACCGCACAGCGCCAGCCTTCCGAGCGCGACCTGGCACGCGATCGCGCCGCCCAGTCGTTCGAAGGCCGTACCGGCCAGGCGATTCCCGGCCATGCCGGGGCCGCCGCCGCCCGCAATGAAGGCACGAGACCCGGCGCAGGCAGTGCCGGCACCCGCAATCCGCGGCCTGCGGGAGCCGATCACCAGCGGGCCGATCAGGCCGCGGCGCGCGAGCGCGCGCGCAATGCCAATCGTGACAGCGCACTGCGCGACGCTGGCAATGGCGAACGCGTGCGCCAGCAGACGCAGCGCGCCGCGGTGTCTCAGCACCACGCGCCGGAGCGCGCGGCCGGCTTCAACCAGGGGGGCATGCGCCACGCCGGCGGGGAGCTGGGCGGTGGGGGCGGCCGGCACGGCGGCGAACATTTTGGCCATGGCCGGAGGTAA
- a CDS encoding transposase: protein MNRRYSEEQIRGYLAEAASGVPVRELCARYGFSDASFYGWRSRYGQPGTGEARDGRKLRELQEENARLKSMLADALLKLELMRNRSGRRGGNSKDR, encoded by the coding sequence GTGAACAGACGGTATTCGGAAGAACAGATCCGCGGTTATCTGGCCGAGGCGGCCAGCGGCGTGCCGGTGCGCGAGTTGTGCGCGCGCTATGGCTTCAGCGATGCATCGTTCTACGGATGGCGCAGCCGCTACGGCCAGCCAGGCACTGGTGAGGCGCGCGATGGGCGCAAGCTGCGCGAACTGCAGGAAGAGAACGCCAGGCTGAAGAGTATGCTTGCGGACGCGCTGCTCAAGCTTGAGTTGATGCGCAACCGTTCCGGCCGCCGTGGCGGCAACAGCAAGGACCGCTAG
- a CDS encoding extracellular catalytic domain type 1 short-chain-length polyhydroxyalkanoate depolymerase: MTKSLAADWHARMRRLSRVQARTEAQVKSWLSRMDSLNPLTPARPSEPRRPARPASPAAEPDGLRGTWQAHRLRLAPMPGELVPQLSYHLYTPSKAHRGPLPVVVVLHGCRQTPDDLAAGTRLNALAEREGFIVAYPQQPLRRQVQRCWQWFDLGAAEGGREAQAVAALIDALAARHEVREREIYLAGMSAGAAMAAVVALRYPDKVAAVALHSGVVIGAAGNPRAGLRAMQEGSEAEPAWLLDAAGVTPGGPEMPALVIHGLADEAVHPLNGRLLARQFLAYNGLEDRLAGRPARVEAQGDVPGRSHEYRFGRWHRDLVTLVEVEGLGHAWSGGDDRYSYHSDIGPDASTMMWQFFLQHRR; encoded by the coding sequence ATGACCAAGAGCCTTGCCGCCGACTGGCATGCCCGCATGCGGCGTTTGAGCCGCGTCCAGGCCCGCACGGAAGCCCAGGTAAAGTCCTGGCTCTCGCGCATGGATTCGCTGAATCCGCTCACGCCCGCGCGCCCGTCCGAGCCACGCAGGCCCGCCAGGCCCGCAAGCCCGGCCGCCGAGCCGGACGGCCTGCGCGGTACCTGGCAGGCGCATCGCCTGCGCCTGGCCCCGATGCCGGGCGAACTGGTGCCGCAACTGTCTTATCACCTGTACACCCCGTCGAAGGCCCATCGTGGCCCGCTCCCGGTGGTGGTGGTGCTGCACGGCTGTCGCCAGACCCCGGATGACCTGGCCGCCGGCACGCGCCTGAATGCACTGGCCGAACGCGAAGGTTTTATCGTCGCGTACCCGCAACAGCCATTGCGCCGCCAGGTGCAGCGCTGCTGGCAGTGGTTCGACCTCGGCGCGGCCGAAGGCGGACGCGAGGCGCAGGCAGTGGCCGCGCTGATCGACGCGCTGGCGGCGCGCCATGAAGTCCGCGAGCGCGAGATCTACCTGGCCGGCATGTCCGCCGGCGCGGCCATGGCTGCGGTGGTAGCGTTGCGCTACCCGGACAAGGTGGCGGCCGTGGCCCTTCATTCCGGTGTGGTCATCGGCGCGGCCGGCAACCCGCGCGCCGGCTTGCGCGCAATGCAGGAAGGCTCTGAAGCCGAGCCCGCCTGGCTGCTCGATGCCGCCGGCGTCACGCCGGGCGGCCCCGAGATGCCCGCGCTGGTGATCCATGGGCTGGCCGATGAAGCGGTGCATCCGCTCAACGGACGCCTGCTGGCGCGCCAGTTCCTGGCCTACAACGGCCTGGAAGACCGCCTCGCCGGCCGCCCCGCGCGCGTCGAGGCGCAAGGCGACGTACCGGGACGGTCACATGAATACCGCTTTGGCCGCTGGCACCGCGACCTGGTGACGCTGGTCGAGGTGGAAGGCCTGGGGCACGCGTGGAGCGGCGGCGACGACCGCTACAGCTACCATAGCGATATCGGGCCCGACGCCAGCACGATGATGTGGCAGTTCTTCCTGCAGCACCGGCGCTGA
- a CDS encoding DUF2950 domain-containing protein, which translates to MMRKTGNLISALAVARGARVLPVLAAALVLSLSVPVSAQQVFPSPQAAADALGDAIARSDTDALQRVLGRQYRLLVPQGSIDQDDIYAFLGAWARHHAIQPEGERRARIAVGESGWTFPVPLARQKDGWQFDLRAGEQEVRRRRLGRNELVTMETLLQLADAQQRYAEQVGQGRYARRLVSMPGKTDGLYWPAASEQDASPLGPDALAMGPETPAADAFYGYHYRILPPARGSEGGYGLIAWPARYGDTGINTFLLGSDRVFYERDLGAGTASRARAMRSFSTEGWKRVADR; encoded by the coding sequence ATGATGCGCAAGACCGGTAACCTGATTTCTGCCCTGGCGGTGGCCCGCGGCGCGCGCGTGCTGCCCGTGCTGGCTGCCGCACTGGTGCTGTCGCTGAGCGTTCCGGTGTCGGCGCAGCAGGTCTTCCCGAGCCCGCAAGCCGCGGCCGATGCGCTCGGCGATGCCATCGCTCGCAGCGATACCGACGCGCTGCAGCGAGTACTTGGCCGGCAATACCGGTTGCTGGTGCCGCAAGGGTCGATCGACCAGGACGACATCTATGCATTCCTGGGTGCGTGGGCACGCCACCACGCCATCCAGCCCGAAGGCGAACGCCGTGCGCGCATTGCGGTGGGCGAAAGCGGATGGACCTTCCCCGTGCCATTGGCCCGGCAGAAAGACGGGTGGCAGTTCGACCTGCGCGCAGGCGAACAGGAAGTGCGCCGTCGGCGCCTGGGGCGCAACGAGCTGGTGACCATGGAGACGCTGCTGCAGCTGGCCGACGCGCAGCAGCGCTATGCCGAACAGGTGGGCCAGGGCCGCTATGCCAGGCGGCTCGTCAGCATGCCAGGCAAGACCGACGGACTCTACTGGCCGGCAGCCAGCGAGCAGGACGCAAGCCCGCTCGGGCCGGATGCGCTGGCGATGGGCCCCGAGACACCCGCCGCGGACGCGTTCTACGGCTATCACTACCGCATCCTGCCGCCAGCCCGGGGCAGCGAGGGCGGGTACGGCCTGATCGCGTGGCCGGCACGCTATGGCGATACCGGCATCAATACCTTCCTGCTCGGCAGCGACCGGGTGTTCTACGAACGAGACCTTGGCGCCGGCACGGCATCGCGCGCCCGGGCCATGCGCAGCTTTTCAACGGAAGGCTGGAAGCGGGTGGCCGACCGCTGA
- a CDS encoding LysR family transcriptional regulator: MRHVSTKLLHVFVLVMEYRDLSAVAACTQGRVPTVAYSLARLREITGDPLFVKRNGILEPTPHALRLEQTARQILAKWNHLVRPGEPGLGKRRDSGRRVSIGFSSSIGDPVITEILTALCEQFPQDSFVTRPVIADAALAGQLGEGKLDCAFVVDSGHDPERVRQYNIMATPRRLVSATRGGSQDESESAWILLQEDSEAGSPLRTFLSRQASTPGHRETVVPSWHTQITLLHSAGGICPVLDFNVPLVTRESQTRLLAPPTSFPEWAALHFWGPERNHDQGVLRDVMEVGSAVLRDPLKAIDGRRNGRPAVPAEAATT, translated from the coding sequence ATGCGTCATGTCAGCACGAAGTTGTTGCATGTCTTTGTTCTGGTCATGGAGTACCGTGACCTGAGCGCGGTTGCCGCCTGCACCCAGGGACGGGTGCCTACCGTGGCCTACAGCCTGGCGCGGCTGCGCGAGATCACCGGCGACCCATTGTTCGTCAAGCGCAACGGCATTCTCGAACCCACTCCGCACGCCCTGCGCCTGGAACAGACCGCGCGCCAGATCCTGGCCAAATGGAACCACCTGGTGCGGCCCGGCGAGCCGGGCCTGGGCAAGCGCCGCGACAGCGGCAGGCGTGTCTCCATCGGCTTTTCGTCATCCATCGGCGACCCTGTCATCACCGAGATCCTGACCGCGCTGTGCGAGCAGTTCCCGCAAGACAGCTTCGTCACGCGTCCGGTAATTGCCGACGCCGCCCTTGCCGGCCAGCTCGGCGAGGGCAAGCTCGACTGTGCCTTCGTGGTCGACAGCGGACATGATCCCGAACGCGTGCGCCAGTACAACATCATGGCCACGCCGCGCCGGCTGGTCAGCGCTACGCGCGGGGGCAGCCAGGACGAAAGCGAGAGTGCCTGGATCCTGCTGCAGGAAGACAGCGAGGCCGGCAGCCCGCTGCGCACCTTCCTGAGCCGGCAGGCCAGCACCCCTGGCCATCGCGAGACCGTGGTGCCCTCGTGGCATACGCAGATTACGCTGCTGCATTCCGCCGGCGGCATCTGCCCGGTGCTGGATTTCAACGTGCCGCTGGTCACGCGCGAGAGCCAGACCCGGCTGCTTGCGCCCCCAACCAGCTTCCCCGAATGGGCCGCCCTGCATTTCTGGGGACCCGAGCGCAATCACGACCAGGGCGTGCTGCGCGACGTCATGGAAGTTGGCAGCGCGGTGCTGCGCGACCCGCTCAAGGCCATTGACGGACGCCGCAACGGCCGCCCCGCCGTGCCCGCCGAGGCTGCGACGACCTGA
- a CDS encoding autotransporter family protein has product MARHLVYASLLAASAFHCKAYSACVTTTGPGDPYNPASGESVSCSSTAPNPDPQRIDAVAGASNVSVSVAQGAALNVAGADAVRLRNTSTLTNAGQTSAAAGFAGVSLAGNGNTLTNAGTITGGTGVLGGGSGNAVVNRGTITGTAGAGVSLTGGDSSLVNSGSIAGSGATAVQFGAGADSFTMEGGTIQGAVSQGDGVNRAVISGGTITGAVTQGNMPDDFRMTGGQIGSLAQGDARDTFFMSGGTIVGAFEDGDVATMTGGTIGRVDMKLDNNIFDMSGGTIRGNLVAGFGNDTIRLSDGVIGGNISVSGGTDSLTITGGRLEGSALMSFGSDTLTWDGGGTVLGRIDMGPDSDTATLRNLGAAQLAPTASFDGGLGTDTLTLDNTQAGGVARFVNWESVALQRGSGLSMDGDLVLGDSGTGTGVLTLDATSTLKAVPGTVASIRAMTAGQLASVTNAGTIDLTGGSAANRLTIAGNYTGNGGTLKVDAVLAGDGAAADRLIVSQGRIGGQSLLSVNNLGGAGAATVTDGIMVVQATNGATSDAAAFSMPQTVKAGPYQYFLYKGGVSAGSQENWYLRSTVPVVPPPTAPADPQQPAPQQAPGAPVVLPPAIVLAQPQQTPMEVPIYRPEVAVQGAVVATSRQLAITTLDTFHQRQGEQSLLTGKGRWTGSWGRVFGETIDNRYSGGAAPQLDGHIAGFQLGQDLYTWQRDNQHQDRIGLLASYARAKGDVRGFTLAQSGALSGSLDIDGYSLGAYWTHIGPTNWYTDAVALVTWLSADMKSRDGMDRSTRGTATTLSLEGGYPLPLGSRLTLEPQAQLIAQYMSMNGFNDGVAQVSFSESNAYVGRLGLRLKSTFESGGRLVEPYLRANLWREFSGTDQTVYDGGAAVPTRFGSTSLQFGLGVAARVQERVSLYAEVDYLTDVSGDYRQGWTGNLGMRIRW; this is encoded by the coding sequence TTGGCAAGACATCTTGTCTATGCGTCGCTGCTGGCGGCATCCGCTTTTCATTGCAAGGCATACAGTGCCTGCGTCACCACCACCGGTCCCGGCGACCCCTACAACCCGGCTTCAGGCGAGAGCGTCTCCTGTAGCAGCACAGCACCCAACCCGGACCCGCAGCGGATCGACGCCGTCGCGGGGGCCAGTAATGTCAGCGTCAGCGTGGCGCAAGGCGCCGCGCTCAATGTCGCTGGCGCCGATGCGGTGCGGCTGCGCAATACCAGCACGTTGACCAACGCCGGCCAGACGTCCGCGGCCGCGGGATTTGCCGGCGTCTCGCTGGCCGGCAACGGCAACACCCTGACCAATGCCGGCACGATCACGGGCGGCACCGGCGTGCTGGGCGGCGGCAGCGGCAACGCGGTGGTCAACCGCGGCACCATCACCGGCACGGCGGGCGCCGGTGTGTCGCTGACTGGCGGCGACAGCAGCCTGGTCAACAGCGGCAGCATTGCCGGCAGCGGCGCCACCGCGGTGCAGTTCGGCGCGGGCGCTGACAGCTTCACCATGGAGGGCGGGACCATCCAGGGGGCGGTCAGCCAGGGCGATGGCGTCAACCGGGCTGTCATCAGCGGCGGCACCATCACCGGTGCGGTGACGCAGGGCAATATGCCGGACGATTTCCGCATGACGGGCGGGCAGATCGGCTCGCTGGCGCAGGGGGACGCGCGTGACACCTTCTTCATGTCCGGCGGCACCATTGTCGGTGCCTTCGAAGACGGCGACGTCGCAACCATGACCGGCGGCACCATCGGCCGGGTCGACATGAAACTCGACAACAACATCTTCGACATGTCGGGCGGCACCATTCGCGGCAACCTGGTGGCGGGTTTCGGCAACGACACCATCCGCCTGTCGGACGGCGTGATCGGCGGCAATATCAGCGTCAGCGGCGGCACGGATAGCCTCACCATCACCGGCGGGCGGCTGGAGGGTTCGGCGTTGATGAGCTTCGGCAGCGACACCCTGACCTGGGATGGCGGCGGCACCGTCCTTGGCCGCATCGACATGGGCCCGGACAGCGACACCGCCACGCTGCGCAACCTCGGCGCCGCGCAGCTGGCGCCGACCGCTTCCTTCGACGGCGGTCTCGGCACCGATACGCTGACGCTGGACAACACGCAGGCCGGCGGCGTGGCCCGTTTCGTCAACTGGGAGTCGGTGGCGCTGCAGCGCGGCTCGGGCCTGTCGATGGACGGTGACCTGGTGCTGGGCGACAGCGGCACCGGAACCGGCGTGCTGACACTCGATGCGACCAGCACGCTGAAGGCGGTGCCGGGCACGGTGGCGTCGATTCGCGCGATGACGGCGGGGCAACTTGCCAGCGTAACCAACGCCGGCACGATCGACCTTACCGGCGGCAGCGCCGCCAACCGGCTTACCATCGCCGGCAACTACACCGGCAACGGCGGCACGCTGAAGGTCGATGCGGTGCTGGCCGGCGACGGCGCCGCGGCCGACCGGCTGATCGTGTCGCAGGGGCGCATCGGCGGGCAGTCCCTGCTGTCGGTCAACAACCTCGGCGGTGCCGGGGCGGCGACGGTCACCGACGGCATCATGGTGGTCCAGGCCACCAACGGCGCCACCAGCGATGCCGCGGCATTTAGCATGCCGCAGACGGTCAAGGCCGGCCCGTACCAGTATTTCCTGTACAAGGGCGGCGTCAGCGCCGGCTCGCAGGAGAACTGGTACCTGCGCTCCACCGTTCCGGTGGTGCCGCCACCCACTGCGCCTGCTGATCCGCAACAGCCGGCACCGCAACAGGCACCGGGCGCTCCGGTGGTGCTGCCCCCCGCGATCGTGCTGGCGCAGCCGCAGCAAACGCCGATGGAAGTGCCGATCTATCGCCCCGAGGTGGCAGTGCAGGGCGCGGTGGTGGCAACGTCGCGACAGCTGGCCATCACCACGCTCGACACCTTCCACCAGCGCCAGGGCGAGCAGTCGCTGCTGACCGGCAAGGGCCGCTGGACCGGCAGCTGGGGCCGCGTCTTTGGCGAGACCATCGACAACCGCTACAGCGGCGGCGCAGCGCCGCAGCTCGATGGGCATATCGCCGGTTTCCAGCTGGGGCAGGATCTCTACACCTGGCAGCGGGACAACCAACACCAGGACCGCATCGGCTTGCTGGCCAGCTATGCGCGGGCCAAGGGCGACGTGCGCGGCTTCACGCTGGCGCAGTCCGGCGCGCTCAGCGGCTCGCTCGATATCGATGGCTACAGCCTGGGCGCCTACTGGACCCACATCGGGCCCACCAACTGGTACACCGACGCCGTGGCCCTGGTCACCTGGCTGTCGGCCGATATGAAGTCGCGCGACGGCATGGACCGCAGCACCCGCGGCACCGCCACCACGCTGTCGCTCGAAGGCGGCTATCCGTTGCCGCTGGGCAGCAGGCTGACGCTGGAGCCGCAGGCGCAGCTGATCGCGCAGTACATGTCGATGAACGGCTTCAACGACGGCGTGGCGCAGGTCAGCTTCAGTGAATCGAACGCCTATGTGGGGCGGCTCGGGCTGCGGCTGAAGAGCACCTTCGAGTCCGGCGGCCGCCTGGTGGAACCGTACCTGCGCGCCAACCTGTGGCGCGAGTTCTCCGGCACCGACCAGACCGTGTACGACGGCGGCGCGGCCGTGCCCACGCGCTTCGGCTCGACCTCGCTGCAGTTCGGCCTGGGCGTGGCGGCACGCGTGCAGGAACGTGTCAGCCTGTATGCGGAGGTGGACTACCTGACCGATGTGTCCGGCGATTACCGCCAGGGCTGGACCGGCAACCTCGGCATGCGGATCCGGTGGTAG
- a CDS encoding MDR family MFS transporter, giving the protein MPLEPHTPQPTGQVLPFRESLLAMLGVAFVVMLVALDQTVVGTALPTVVAELQGFEYYAWVATAYLLTSVITVPVFGRLGDYYGRKPFVLASIVVFSVASALCGMAPNMPFLVAARALQGIGGGMLVGTAFACIADLFPDSHVRLRWQVMLSAAFGIANAIGPSLGGLLTEWYGWRAVFYVNLPVGALGLWFAWRYLPHLRQQAHRGPIRVDWLGALLIAAGLGSLQMSVELLPARGLDAYTAGLLVVAAVALVVLWQWERRCANPILPVEMFRDPGLAPLFKLSVFAGFTMFALLLYAPLLFQGGFGYSPKEAGVLITPLVVCITVGSILNGRIVTRIRRPNTMLYAGFGMLALACLGLSQATRGMPHGVLMGIMLIGGLGLGFIMPNLTVFAQQTAGREHLGIATAMLQSLRMVGGMVGTAIVGTLVTRSYTGSVEQALSGANATQWASRMADPQVLIDKASQLALLGQLEQAGHNGALLLEQARVSLVGSIHLGLIVAGAAAALGVWCARQVPSIKLTRSPAPAMAAD; this is encoded by the coding sequence ATGCCCCTCGAACCACATACCCCCCAGCCGACCGGCCAGGTCCTGCCCTTTCGCGAATCGCTGCTGGCCATGCTGGGCGTGGCCTTCGTGGTGATGCTGGTGGCGCTGGACCAGACCGTGGTCGGCACGGCGCTGCCGACGGTGGTGGCGGAGTTGCAAGGGTTCGAGTACTACGCATGGGTGGCCACGGCCTACCTGCTGACCTCGGTGATCACCGTGCCGGTGTTTGGCCGGCTGGGCGACTACTACGGGCGCAAGCCGTTCGTGCTGGCTTCGATCGTGGTGTTCTCGGTGGCGTCGGCGCTGTGCGGCATGGCGCCGAACATGCCCTTCCTGGTGGCGGCGCGAGCGCTGCAGGGCATTGGCGGCGGCATGCTGGTCGGTACGGCCTTTGCCTGCATCGCCGACCTGTTTCCGGATTCGCATGTGCGGCTGCGCTGGCAGGTGATGCTGAGCGCCGCATTCGGCATTGCCAATGCGATCGGCCCGTCGCTGGGCGGCCTGCTCACGGAGTGGTACGGCTGGCGCGCGGTGTTCTACGTCAACCTGCCGGTTGGGGCGCTGGGCCTGTGGTTCGCCTGGCGCTACCTGCCGCACCTGCGCCAGCAGGCGCATCGCGGGCCGATCCGGGTGGACTGGCTGGGGGCGCTGCTGATCGCGGCGGGTCTCGGCAGCTTGCAGATGAGCGTGGAACTGTTGCCGGCGCGCGGCCTCGACGCCTACACCGCGGGCCTGCTGGTGGTGGCGGCGGTGGCACTGGTGGTGTTGTGGCAGTGGGAGCGGCGCTGCGCCAATCCGATCCTGCCGGTCGAAATGTTCCGCGATCCTGGGCTCGCGCCGCTGTTCAAGCTTTCCGTGTTCGCTGGTTTCACCATGTTTGCGCTGCTGTTGTATGCGCCGCTGCTGTTCCAGGGCGGCTTCGGCTATTCGCCGAAGGAGGCCGGGGTATTGATCACGCCGCTGGTGGTCTGCATCACTGTCGGCAGCATCCTGAACGGTCGCATCGTGACCCGCATACGCCGGCCGAACACCATGCTTTATGCCGGCTTCGGCATGCTGGCGCTGGCGTGCCTGGGCCTGTCGCAGGCCACGCGCGGCATGCCGCATGGCGTGCTGATGGGCATCATGCTGATTGGCGGCCTGGGCCTTGGCTTTATCATGCCCAACCTGACGGTGTTCGCGCAGCAGACCGCGGGACGCGAGCACCTTGGCATCGCCACGGCCATGCTGCAGTCGCTGCGCATGGTCGGCGGCATGGTGGGCACGGCGATCGTGGGCACGCTGGTGACGCGCAGCTACACCGGCAGCGTTGAACAGGCGTTGTCAGGCGCCAATGCCACCCAATGGGCGTCGCGCATGGCCGACCCGCAGGTGCTGATCGACAAGGCATCGCAGCTGGCGTTGCTCGGCCAGCTGGAACAGGCCGGGCACAATGGCGCATTGCTGCTGGAGCAGGCGCGCGTGTCGCTGGTGGGTTCCATCCACCTCGGTCTGATCGTGGCGGGGGCTGCGGCCGCGCTGGGCGTGTGGTGCGCGCGCCAGGTGCCGTCGATCAAGCTGACCCGCAGCCCGGCACCGGCGATGGCCGCCGACTGA
- a CDS encoding response regulator: MALRILLADDHPLVSAAVADRLHTQTGWEVCGSVTSATALLNSIDSLRPDVVITDYHMPAHGERNCDGLRLLASLRRRHPSMAVIVLTMITNPLVLRSILDTQVHGLVLKDAPLTELVTVVYRIQRGFHYIGKSAMEVLSQADPGRLVGAGPAGAERLSRREMEVLRLYLTGRSVSEIAIQLCRSVKTISRQKNCAMQKLGVTNDRELFEFAALNGLLLSG, from the coding sequence ATGGCATTGAGGATCCTGCTTGCCGACGATCACCCGCTGGTGTCGGCGGCCGTTGCCGACCGCTTGCATACCCAGACCGGCTGGGAAGTCTGCGGCAGCGTTACCAGCGCCACGGCGCTGCTCAACAGCATCGACAGCCTGCGCCCCGATGTGGTCATCACGGACTACCACATGCCGGCGCACGGCGAACGCAACTGCGACGGGCTGCGCCTGCTGGCGAGCCTGCGGCGACGGCATCCGTCGATGGCCGTGATCGTACTGACCATGATCACCAACCCGCTGGTGCTGCGCTCCATCCTCGACACCCAGGTGCATGGACTGGTGCTGAAGGACGCCCCGCTCACCGAACTTGTAACGGTGGTATACCGCATACAGCGCGGCTTCCATTACATCGGCAAGTCCGCCATGGAAGTCCTGTCGCAGGCCGACCCCGGTCGCCTGGTGGGTGCGGGCCCGGCGGGCGCGGAACGCCTGTCGCGGCGTGAAATGGAAGTACTGCGGCTATACCTGACCGGGCGCTCGGTCAGCGAGATCGCCATCCAGCTGTGCCGCAGCGTCAAGACCATCAGCCGGCAGAAGAACTGCGCCATGCAGAAGCTCGGCGTGACCAACGACCGCGAGCTGTTCGAGTTTGCCGCGCTCAACGGCCTGCTGCTGAGCGGCTGA
- a CDS encoding MarR family winged helix-turn-helix transcriptional regulator, which yields MELERQSVAVLQQFGRTYRAYAGAFEQRMGLPLPRWRILHALHHQEGAIGQKALADLVVMDPGALTRQLKAMQELGWVERTTSERDNRVTHVTLSPAGREVVARAMPLRAAFLEDVLSEVSPTTMRELSRGLARLEAGIAHAQARAAEQADAA from the coding sequence ATGGAACTGGAGCGACAGAGCGTGGCCGTATTGCAGCAGTTCGGTCGAACCTACCGCGCCTATGCGGGGGCGTTCGAGCAGCGCATGGGACTGCCCTTGCCGCGCTGGCGCATCCTGCATGCGCTGCATCACCAGGAGGGCGCCATCGGCCAGAAGGCGCTGGCCGACCTCGTCGTCATGGACCCCGGTGCGCTGACGCGCCAGCTCAAGGCCATGCAGGAACTGGGCTGGGTCGAGCGCACCACGTCCGAACGCGACAACCGCGTGACCCATGTCACGCTGTCGCCGGCCGGCCGCGAGGTGGTGGCACGTGCCATGCCGCTGCGCGCTGCTTTCCTTGAAGATGTGCTGTCCGAGGTTTCGCCCACGACCATGCGTGAACTGTCCCGCGGCCTGGCGCGCCTGGAGGCGGGCATTGCCCACGCGCAGGCCCGCGCGGCGGAGCAGGCCGACGCGGCCTGA